A DNA window from Pongo abelii isolate AG06213 chromosome 2, NHGRI_mPonAbe1-v2.0_pri, whole genome shotgun sequence contains the following coding sequences:
- the UBA3 gene encoding NEDD8-activating enzyme E1 catalytic subunit isoform X2, whose protein sequence is MPVPLLPAPLREGTWEEAENNMADGEEPMAVDGGCGDTGDWEGRWNHVKKFLERSGPFTHPDFEPSTEALSGFRQIHVIDMDTIDVSNLNRQFLFRPKDIGRPKAEVAAEFLNDRVPNCNVVPHFNKIQDFNDTFYRQFHIIVCGLDSIIARRWINGMLISLLNYEDGVLDPSSIVPLIDGGTEGFKGNARVILPGMTACIECTLELYPPQVNFPMCTIASMPRLPEHCIEYVRMLQWPKEQPFGEGVPLDGDDPEHIQWIFQKSLERASQYNIRGVTYRLTQGVVKRIIPAVASTNAVVAAVCATEVFKIATSAYIPLNNYLVFNDVDGLYTYTFEAERKENCPACSQLPQNIQFSPSAKLQEVLDFLTNSASLQMKSPAITATLEGKNRTLYLQSVTSIEERTRPNLSKTLKELGLVDGQELAVADVTTPQTVLFKLHFTS, encoded by the exons aTGCCAGTCCCGCTCCTCCCCGCCCCGCTGCGCGAGGGCACCTGGGAAGAGGCGGAGAACAATATGGCGGATGGCGAGGAGCC AATGGCTGTTGATGGTGGGTGTGGGGACACTGGAGACTGGGAAGGTCGCTGGAACCATGTAAAGAAGTTCCTCGAGCGATCTGGACCCTTCACACACCCTGATTTCGAACCGAGCACTGAA gccttgtctggttttagacAGATTCATGTTATAGATATGGACACTATAGATGTTTCCAATCTAAATAGGCAGTTTTTATTTAG GCCTAAAGATATTGGAAGACCTAAGGCTGAAGTTGCTGCAGAATTTCTAAATGACAGAGTTCCTAATTGCAATGTAGTTCC ACATTTCAACAAGATTCAAGATTTTAACGACACTTTCTATCGAC aatttcataTTATTGTATGTGGACTGGATTCTATCATCGCCAGAAGATGGATAAATGGCATGCTG ATATCTCTTCTAAATTATGAAGATGGTGTCTTAGATCCAAGCTCCATTGTCCCTTTGATAGATGGGGGGACAGAAGGTTTTAAAGGAAATGCCCGGGTGATTCTGCCTGGAATGACTGCTTGTATCGAATGCACGCTGGAACTTTATCCACCACAG GTTAATTTTCCCATGTGCACCATTGCATCTATGCCCAGGCTACCAGAACACTGTATTGAGTATGTAAGGATGTTGCAGTGGCCTAAGGAGCAGCCTTTCGGAG aagggGTTCCATTAGATGGAGATGATCCTGAACATATACAATGGATTTTCCAAAAATCCCTAGAGAGAGCATCACAATATAATATTAGGGGTGTTACATATAGACTCACTCAAG GGGTAGTAAAAAGAATCATTCCTGCAGTAGCTTCCACAAATGCAGTCGTTGCAG CTGTGTGTGCCACTGAGGTTTTTAAAATAGCCACAAG TGCATACATTCCCTTGAATAATTACTTGGTGTTCAATGATGTGGATGGGctgtatacatacacatttgaagcagaaagaaag GAAAACTGCCCAGCTTGTAGCCAGCTTCCTCAAAATATTCAGTTTTCTCCATCAGCTAAACTACAGGAGGTTTTGGATTTTCTAACCAATAGTGCTTCTCT GCAAATGAAATCTCCAGCCATCACAGCCACCCTAGAGGGAAAAAATAGAACACTTTACTTACAG TCGGTAACCTCTATTGAAGAACGAACAAGGCCAAATCTCTCCAAAACATTGAAAG aattGGGGCTCGTTGATGGACAAGAACTGGCGGTTGCTGATGTCACCACCCCACAGACTGTACTATTCAAACTTCATTTTACTTCTTAA
- the UBA3 gene encoding NEDD8-activating enzyme E1 catalytic subunit isoform 2 (isoform 2 is encoded by transcript variant 2) — protein sequence MADGEEPEKKRRRIEELLAEKMAVDGGCGDTGDWEGRWNHVKKFLERSGPFTHPDFEPSTESLQFLLDTCKVLVIGAGGLGCELLKNLALSGFRQIHVIDMDTIDVSNLNRQFLFRPKDIGRPKAEVAAEFLNDRVPNCNVVPHFNKIQDFNDTFYRQFHIIVCGLDSIIARRWINGMLISLLNYEDGVLDPSSIVPLIDGGTEGFKGNARVILPGMTACIECTLELYPPQVNFPMCTIASMPRLPEHCIEYVRMLQWPKEQPFGEGVPLDGDDPEHIQWIFQKSLERASQYNIRGVTYRLTQGVVKRIIPAVASTNAVVAAVCATEVFKIATSAYIPLNNYLVFNDVDGLYTYTFEAERKENCPACSQLPQNIQFSPSAKLQEVLDFLTNSASLQMKSPAITATLEGKNRTLYLQSVTSIEERTRPNLSKTLKELGLVDGQELAVADVTTPQTVLFKLHFTS from the exons ATGGCGGATGGCGAGGAGCC ggagaagaaaagaaggagaatagAGGAGCTGCTGGCTGAGAA AATGGCTGTTGATGGTGGGTGTGGGGACACTGGAGACTGGGAAGGTCGCTGGAACCATGTAAAGAAGTTCCTCGAGCGATCTGGACCCTTCACACACCCTGATTTCGAACCGAGCACTGAA TCTCTCCAGTTCTTGTTAGATACATGTAAAGTTCTAGTCATTGGAGCTGGCGGCTTAGGATGTGAGCTCCTGAAAAATCtg gccttgtctggttttagacAGATTCATGTTATAGATATGGACACTATAGATGTTTCCAATCTAAATAGGCAGTTTTTATTTAG GCCTAAAGATATTGGAAGACCTAAGGCTGAAGTTGCTGCAGAATTTCTAAATGACAGAGTTCCTAATTGCAATGTAGTTCC ACATTTCAACAAGATTCAAGATTTTAACGACACTTTCTATCGAC aatttcataTTATTGTATGTGGACTGGATTCTATCATCGCCAGAAGATGGATAAATGGCATGCTG ATATCTCTTCTAAATTATGAAGATGGTGTCTTAGATCCAAGCTCCATTGTCCCTTTGATAGATGGGGGGACAGAAGGTTTTAAAGGAAATGCCCGGGTGATTCTGCCTGGAATGACTGCTTGTATCGAATGCACGCTGGAACTTTATCCACCACAG GTTAATTTTCCCATGTGCACCATTGCATCTATGCCCAGGCTACCAGAACACTGTATTGAGTATGTAAGGATGTTGCAGTGGCCTAAGGAGCAGCCTTTCGGAG aagggGTTCCATTAGATGGAGATGATCCTGAACATATACAATGGATTTTCCAAAAATCCCTAGAGAGAGCATCACAATATAATATTAGGGGTGTTACATATAGACTCACTCAAG GGGTAGTAAAAAGAATCATTCCTGCAGTAGCTTCCACAAATGCAGTCGTTGCAG CTGTGTGTGCCACTGAGGTTTTTAAAATAGCCACAAG TGCATACATTCCCTTGAATAATTACTTGGTGTTCAATGATGTGGATGGGctgtatacatacacatttgaagcagaaagaaag GAAAACTGCCCAGCTTGTAGCCAGCTTCCTCAAAATATTCAGTTTTCTCCATCAGCTAAACTACAGGAGGTTTTGGATTTTCTAACCAATAGTGCTTCTCT GCAAATGAAATCTCCAGCCATCACAGCCACCCTAGAGGGAAAAAATAGAACACTTTACTTACAG TCGGTAACCTCTATTGAAGAACGAACAAGGCCAAATCTCTCCAAAACATTGAAAG aattGGGGCTCGTTGATGGACAAGAACTGGCGGTTGCTGATGTCACCACCCCACAGACTGTACTATTCAAACTTCATTTTACTTCTTAA
- the UBA3 gene encoding NEDD8-activating enzyme E1 catalytic subunit isoform X1 encodes MPVPLLPAPLREGTWEEAENNMADGEEPEKKRRRIEELLAEKMAVDGGCGDTGDWEGRWNHVKKFLERSGPFTHPDFEPSTEALSGFRQIHVIDMDTIDVSNLNRQFLFRPKDIGRPKAEVAAEFLNDRVPNCNVVPHFNKIQDFNDTFYRQFHIIVCGLDSIIARRWINGMLISLLNYEDGVLDPSSIVPLIDGGTEGFKGNARVILPGMTACIECTLELYPPQVNFPMCTIASMPRLPEHCIEYVRMLQWPKEQPFGEGVPLDGDDPEHIQWIFQKSLERASQYNIRGVTYRLTQGVVKRIIPAVASTNAVVAAVCATEVFKIATSAYIPLNNYLVFNDVDGLYTYTFEAERKENCPACSQLPQNIQFSPSAKLQEVLDFLTNSASLQMKSPAITATLEGKNRTLYLQSVTSIEERTRPNLSKTLKELGLVDGQELAVADVTTPQTVLFKLHFTS; translated from the exons aTGCCAGTCCCGCTCCTCCCCGCCCCGCTGCGCGAGGGCACCTGGGAAGAGGCGGAGAACAATATGGCGGATGGCGAGGAGCC ggagaagaaaagaaggagaatagAGGAGCTGCTGGCTGAGAA AATGGCTGTTGATGGTGGGTGTGGGGACACTGGAGACTGGGAAGGTCGCTGGAACCATGTAAAGAAGTTCCTCGAGCGATCTGGACCCTTCACACACCCTGATTTCGAACCGAGCACTGAA gccttgtctggttttagacAGATTCATGTTATAGATATGGACACTATAGATGTTTCCAATCTAAATAGGCAGTTTTTATTTAG GCCTAAAGATATTGGAAGACCTAAGGCTGAAGTTGCTGCAGAATTTCTAAATGACAGAGTTCCTAATTGCAATGTAGTTCC ACATTTCAACAAGATTCAAGATTTTAACGACACTTTCTATCGAC aatttcataTTATTGTATGTGGACTGGATTCTATCATCGCCAGAAGATGGATAAATGGCATGCTG ATATCTCTTCTAAATTATGAAGATGGTGTCTTAGATCCAAGCTCCATTGTCCCTTTGATAGATGGGGGGACAGAAGGTTTTAAAGGAAATGCCCGGGTGATTCTGCCTGGAATGACTGCTTGTATCGAATGCACGCTGGAACTTTATCCACCACAG GTTAATTTTCCCATGTGCACCATTGCATCTATGCCCAGGCTACCAGAACACTGTATTGAGTATGTAAGGATGTTGCAGTGGCCTAAGGAGCAGCCTTTCGGAG aagggGTTCCATTAGATGGAGATGATCCTGAACATATACAATGGATTTTCCAAAAATCCCTAGAGAGAGCATCACAATATAATATTAGGGGTGTTACATATAGACTCACTCAAG GGGTAGTAAAAAGAATCATTCCTGCAGTAGCTTCCACAAATGCAGTCGTTGCAG CTGTGTGTGCCACTGAGGTTTTTAAAATAGCCACAAG TGCATACATTCCCTTGAATAATTACTTGGTGTTCAATGATGTGGATGGGctgtatacatacacatttgaagcagaaagaaag GAAAACTGCCCAGCTTGTAGCCAGCTTCCTCAAAATATTCAGTTTTCTCCATCAGCTAAACTACAGGAGGTTTTGGATTTTCTAACCAATAGTGCTTCTCT GCAAATGAAATCTCCAGCCATCACAGCCACCCTAGAGGGAAAAAATAGAACACTTTACTTACAG TCGGTAACCTCTATTGAAGAACGAACAAGGCCAAATCTCTCCAAAACATTGAAAG aattGGGGCTCGTTGATGGACAAGAACTGGCGGTTGCTGATGTCACCACCCCACAGACTGTACTATTCAAACTTCATTTTACTTCTTAA
- the UBA3 gene encoding NEDD8-activating enzyme E1 catalytic subunit isoform 1 (isoform 1 is encoded by transcript variant 1), whose product MADGEEPMAVDGGCGDTGDWEGRWNHVKKFLERSGPFTHPDFEPSTESLQFLLDTCKVLVIGAGGLGCELLKNLALSGFRQIHVIDMDTIDVSNLNRQFLFRPKDIGRPKAEVAAEFLNDRVPNCNVVPHFNKIQDFNDTFYRQFHIIVCGLDSIIARRWINGMLISLLNYEDGVLDPSSIVPLIDGGTEGFKGNARVILPGMTACIECTLELYPPQVNFPMCTIASMPRLPEHCIEYVRMLQWPKEQPFGEGVPLDGDDPEHIQWIFQKSLERASQYNIRGVTYRLTQGVVKRIIPAVASTNAVVAAVCATEVFKIATSAYIPLNNYLVFNDVDGLYTYTFEAERKENCPACSQLPQNIQFSPSAKLQEVLDFLTNSASLQMKSPAITATLEGKNRTLYLQSVTSIEERTRPNLSKTLKELGLVDGQELAVADVTTPQTVLFKLHFTS is encoded by the exons ATGGCGGATGGCGAGGAGCC AATGGCTGTTGATGGTGGGTGTGGGGACACTGGAGACTGGGAAGGTCGCTGGAACCATGTAAAGAAGTTCCTCGAGCGATCTGGACCCTTCACACACCCTGATTTCGAACCGAGCACTGAA TCTCTCCAGTTCTTGTTAGATACATGTAAAGTTCTAGTCATTGGAGCTGGCGGCTTAGGATGTGAGCTCCTGAAAAATCtg gccttgtctggttttagacAGATTCATGTTATAGATATGGACACTATAGATGTTTCCAATCTAAATAGGCAGTTTTTATTTAG GCCTAAAGATATTGGAAGACCTAAGGCTGAAGTTGCTGCAGAATTTCTAAATGACAGAGTTCCTAATTGCAATGTAGTTCC ACATTTCAACAAGATTCAAGATTTTAACGACACTTTCTATCGAC aatttcataTTATTGTATGTGGACTGGATTCTATCATCGCCAGAAGATGGATAAATGGCATGCTG ATATCTCTTCTAAATTATGAAGATGGTGTCTTAGATCCAAGCTCCATTGTCCCTTTGATAGATGGGGGGACAGAAGGTTTTAAAGGAAATGCCCGGGTGATTCTGCCTGGAATGACTGCTTGTATCGAATGCACGCTGGAACTTTATCCACCACAG GTTAATTTTCCCATGTGCACCATTGCATCTATGCCCAGGCTACCAGAACACTGTATTGAGTATGTAAGGATGTTGCAGTGGCCTAAGGAGCAGCCTTTCGGAG aagggGTTCCATTAGATGGAGATGATCCTGAACATATACAATGGATTTTCCAAAAATCCCTAGAGAGAGCATCACAATATAATATTAGGGGTGTTACATATAGACTCACTCAAG GGGTAGTAAAAAGAATCATTCCTGCAGTAGCTTCCACAAATGCAGTCGTTGCAG CTGTGTGTGCCACTGAGGTTTTTAAAATAGCCACAAG TGCATACATTCCCTTGAATAATTACTTGGTGTTCAATGATGTGGATGGGctgtatacatacacatttgaagcagaaagaaag GAAAACTGCCCAGCTTGTAGCCAGCTTCCTCAAAATATTCAGTTTTCTCCATCAGCTAAACTACAGGAGGTTTTGGATTTTCTAACCAATAGTGCTTCTCT GCAAATGAAATCTCCAGCCATCACAGCCACCCTAGAGGGAAAAAATAGAACACTTTACTTACAG TCGGTAACCTCTATTGAAGAACGAACAAGGCCAAATCTCTCCAAAACATTGAAAG aattGGGGCTCGTTGATGGACAAGAACTGGCGGTTGCTGATGTCACCACCCCACAGACTGTACTATTCAAACTTCATTTTACTTCTTAA